One genomic segment of Panicum virgatum strain AP13 chromosome 2N, P.virgatum_v5, whole genome shotgun sequence includes these proteins:
- the LOC120659542 gene encoding uncharacterized protein LOC120659542 gives MFRADTIDEAAEEILINCLLMEDTSTTRSLSSRDNVFYFDGWDGLGASAVLRAIARRLTASSPDDQVIHIEYCSMWESRRSLQRAVAEPLRLPDQVMELFDRQDEEDDYQGVPQGSRAGLEQVTTEIYQHVQQQMKHRFFVIIHNGSNEEVDLASLCGFALSGYSTNKVLWTFQGRFRLKPRAEIDTAMKSTGTTDTFFSALPGHGGVPQAQLWEQRHGQSKDGGGRAPVLPEAVGARHAQHKV, from the coding sequence ATGTTTCGTGCTGACACGATAGACGAGGCTGCCGAAGAAATTCTCATCAACTGCTTGTTGATGGAAGACACTAGTACTACAAGAAGCTTGAGTAGCAGAGACAATGTCTTCTACTTCGATGGGTGGGACGGGCTGGGGGCGTCCGCCGTCCTCCGAGCCATCGCCCGGCGCCTCACCGCATCTTCACCAGATGATCAGGTCATCCACATCGAGTACTGCTCGATGTGGGAGAGCAGGAGGTCTCTCCAGAGGGCGGTCGCGGAGCCGCTGAGGCTCCCTGATCAAGTGATGGAGCTGTTCGACAGGCAAGACGAAGAGGACGATTACCAGGGGGTGCCCCAGGGATCCCGCGCCGGGCTAGAACAAGTCACCACGGAGATCTACCAGCACGTACAGCAGCAGATGAAGCACAGGTTCTTTGTGATCATCCACAATGGGAGCAATGAGGAAGTTGACCTCGCCAGCTTGTGCGGCTTCGCCCTCTCCGGGTACTCAACAAACAAGGTGCTGTGGACATTCCAAGGGAGATTCCGGCTGAAACCCCGGGCGGAGATCGACACGGCCATGAAGAGCACAGGAACGACTGATACTTTTTTCTCTGCATTACCAGGGCATGGTGGAGTTCCACAAGCTCAGCTCTGGGAACAACGACACGGACAGAGCAAGGATGGAGGAGGACGTGCGCCGGTGCTTCCAGAGGCTGTGGGTGCTCGTCATGCACAACACAAAGTGTGA